The following proteins are encoded in a genomic region of Ostrea edulis chromosome 7, xbOstEdul1.1, whole genome shotgun sequence:
- the LOC125655602 gene encoding uncharacterized protein LOC125655602 produces MTVIWYLLTLLIAINQDTQARNYKNNNLMLPNDFLFNISQIVLQSVLFCGPNIICDKSLLTLLDIPNISKSDSTRCGKCFCNDNCVFRQNCCPDIFFKHGLPECKNVKVLSKGPLLDKRDTIKEVVASCPIGTDLTLSGKCTEDRFDVDALLHPPVASDVTMVSYRNKYCAICNKATYWKEWSVKFQCKTITDFNFLSSYQEMIDLAYEKECSIIPSTTAPLSDCDFDLNGKITSCNVTESWHNYDEQVKQACLSTYVHPMGIFKNIFCAICNPPKFHEEFLVDECENTTSVNKTACTILPFLEASFPYKNYFCFACKQSFNNTVIFADVDVEWTSESYNKNYEYPFQFTISFAYNYTSLNNYIDQYFRTSNADHKTLPLFTEHYKHKTDQVECSPKSDNMLPPMGQGNFHAPRFPPFLRPSLSYMKDPSSIIGVPPTNITNLIRKSFAFSRYGACTPGLLPNYTMPLQKQCSCTVGCRSDCCDDFALKVPWTCIDDRYHRDGNSNDYLAIGGCIDDKDLDDLCTRNVTSQIYHMFPLTSNTGYKETYVNVFCYLCNKNFNHKKQTTITGNFTQEIELWPLNVECKTFINYRNFHSLQNLIAYFNRRSCVLKFLPHTSASKCSDACYEDDVNAVIRCNVSGTWDNFDKDVIKACENMGTYIFPPIEVDNIVYKNKFCKICNPFQATPLRNNCSSVPEDSNANVVKACQEFPIINACFPFENVFCEMCMNNISESQCYQEVKIKEDSRTGFSGPIPSVPPPITQNFWTFRSSFSLRSYDTPSIVNEEKKLATCQHTQILNEFEQTCWNLTCFPGKLLQNETCVSLLPMTSNLRYTLAVKIKLSTFIMINATVQESMEGMKEYVTTKMKQLLRTDFFIEDITLMSSVSCDDMFFNVSEVYLYLVIFIDKNVYRDQLEQKLIDFTESSFIWNLSNNSALIGNTIELNIQISRIVQPVLKSTLMSNLKRTNHCFVANVEEDYLASMFANVIVSPLLTCPQVLLKENETELDWENTLTENTFLSLAPSFHHTSDNDGIRVCAGSISYIKELKSKELDDNFSSLTIVTLICIIVSLLCLILTLITYCMFPSLRTLPGINNMFLVASLFLAQFLMIVRPYFHSSSLVAASVLSHFSWLSTFLWLQVCSFHMFRVFNAKGRSKFLGGKGRKLIVQYVLYAFGVSLFIVTSNVSISLIVTNGENTGYDKMSTLMTYKIAFITTLVTPIAFVSVTNIIFYTFTAYNIYSSPKIENTTGNRIHFGVYVKLFTLTGLSWVLQMVDMFLELSAFSYFVAILNGLQGLFIFVSYVCNRRVWKLYVTSCCTGTVYKFVSSSKTDTTTI; encoded by the exons ATGACCGTGATCTGGTATCTGCTAACCCTTTTGATTGCCATTAACCAGGATACACAGGCAAGGAACTACAAAAACAACAATTTGATGTTGccgaacgattttctattcaaCATATCGCAAATAGTTTTACAAAGCGTTCTTTTTTGTGGACCTAATATTATCTGCGACAAATCTTTGCTCACTTTGTTGGACATTCCAAACATATCGAAATCTGACAGCACTCGGTGTGGCAAATGTTTCTGCAATGACAATTGTGTATTTCGTCAAAATTGTTGTCCCGATATCTTCTTCAAACATGGGCTACCAGAATGCAAGAATGTAAAAGTGTTATCGAAGGGACCTTTGTTAGATAAAAGAGATACTATCAAAGAAGTGGTGGCTTCTTGTCCAATTGGAACAGACCTAACTTTATCAGGGAAGTGTACAGAGGATCGATTTGATGTAGACGCCCTTCTTCATCCTCCAGTAGCTAGTGACGTAACAATGGTTTCATACAGAAATAAGTACTGCGCAATATGCAATAAAGCAACTTACTGGAAAGAATGGAGTGTGAAGTTTCAATGCAAAACAATAACAGATTTCAACTTCCTTTCATCTTACCAAGAAATGATAGACCTGGCATATGAAAAAGAATGTAGCATAATACCTAGTACCACAGCGCCGCTTTCAGATTGTGACTTTGATTTAAATGGGAAGATTACATCCTGTAATGTTACAGAGTCATGGCATAATTATGATGAGCAGGTAAAACAAGCATGCCTTAGCACTTATGTTCATCCAATGggcattttcaaaaacattttctgtGCCATATGTAATCCACCTAAATTTCATGAGGAATTCCTGGTTGACGAGTGTGAAAACACCACCAGCGTAAACAAAACGGCATGCACAATTCTTCCATTTCTAGAAGCTTCGTTTCCATACAAGAATTACTTTTGCTTTGCTTGCAAACAAAGTTTTAACAATACCGTAATTTTTGCTGACGTTGATGTTGAATGGACATCCGAAAGTTATAACAAGAACTATGAATATCCATTCCAATTCACAATATCATTTGCTTATAATTATACTAGTTTAAATAACTATATCGATCAATACTTCAGGACGTCCAATGCAGATCACAAGACCTTGCCACTGTTTACAGAGCATTACAAACATAAAACAGATCAGGTAGAGTGTTCACCGAAATCTGATAACATGCTCCCCCCAATGGGACAAGGCAACTTCCATGCCCCACGGTTCCCACCATTTCTAAGACCTTCCCTCTCATACATGAAAGATCCATCCTCAATTATTGGAGTCCCTCCAACCAACATAACCAATCTAATTCGAAAGAGTTTTGCGTTCTCGCGATATGGTGCCTGCACACCAGGATTATTGCCAAACTACACCATGCCTCTGCAGAAACAATGCTCCTGTACTGTGGGATGTAGGTCAGATTGTTGCGACGATTTTGCCTTAAAAGTTCCTTGGACTTGTATTGATGATCGTTACCATAGAGATGGGAATAGCAATGATTATTTAGCGATTGGAGGATGCATCGACGACAAGGACTTAGATGATTTGTGCACGAGGAATGTCACCTCACAAATATATCACATGTTTCCTTTGACATCAAACACTGGATACAAAGAAACATATGTAAACGTGTTCTGTTATTTGTGTaacaaaaactttaaccatAAAAAGCAAACTACCATCACTGGAAACTTTACACAAGAAATTGAACTTTGGCCATTGAACGTTGAGtgcaaaacatttataaattacagaaattttcattcattacaaAATCTGATTGCATATTTTAACAGGAGGTCGTGTGTGCTGAAATTTTTACCCCACACCAGTGCTTCTAAATGCAGTGATGCCTGTTACGAAGATGATGTTAACGCTGTCATAAGATGTAATGTATCCGGAACTTGGGATAATTTTGACAAAGACGTCATTAAAGCGTGTGAGAATATGGGAACATACATATTTCCACCTATCGAAGTCGAcaatattgtttataaaaacaaattttgcaaGATCTGCAATCCCTTTCAAGCAACTCCATTGCGTAACAACTGCAGTAGCGTTCCGGAAGACTCGAACGCTAATGTTGTGAAAGCATGTCAAGAATTCCCGATCATCAATGCTTGTTTTCCGTTTGAGAATGTGTTCTGCGAAATGTGTATGAATAATATCTCTGAGTCTCAATGTTATCAAGAAGTAAAGATCAAAGAAGATAGTAGAACAGGTTTTTCAGGACCGATCCCATCCGTTCCTCCCCCTATCACCCAGAATTTTTGGACGTTCAGATCATCGTTCAGTCTAAGATCCTATGATACTCCGTCAATTGTCAATGAAGAGAAAAAACTTGCAACATGTCAACATACCCAGATACTCAACGAGTTTGAG CAAACGTGCTGGAATTTGACATGCTTTCCTGGCAAGCTACTTCAAAATGAAACCTGTGTCTCACTGTTGCCAATGACATCAAATTTACGGTATACGCTTGCCGTAAAGATTAAGTTGTCTACTTTTATTATGATTAATGCAACCGTCCAAGAGTCTATGGAAGGAATGAAAGAATACGTAACGACAAAAATGAAACAACTACTCCGTACCGATTTTTTCATAGAAGATATCACATTAATGAGCTCAGTAAGCTGTGATGACATGTTTTTTAATGTTAGTGAGGTGTATTTGTACTTAGTGATTTTCATTGATAAGAATGTTTATCGTGATCAATTGGAGCAGAAATTGATTGACTTCACAGAATCGTCTTTTATCTGGAATCTGTCAAATAATTCAGCGTTGATTGGAAATACCATCGAGTTAAACATACAGATTTCCAGAATTGTACAGCCTGTTTTGAAGTCCACCCTCATGTCGAATTTAAAGAGGACGAACCACTGTTTTGTTGCAAATGTCGAAGAAGACTACCTGGCTTCCATGTTTGCAAATGTGATTGTGAGCCCCTTATTAACTTGTCCACAAGTTCTTCTAAAAGAAAACGAAACTGAACTCGATTGGGAAAACACCCTAACAGAAAATACTTTCTTGAGTTTGGCGCCGTCCTTTCATCACACTTCAGATAATGATGGAATTCGAGTATGTGCTGGGAGCATATCCTATATCAAGGAACTAAAATCAAAAGAATTAGATGACAACTTTTCATCTCTGACAATCGTTACTTTGATTTGCATTATCGTTTCTTTGCTTTGCTTGATTCTAACCCTGATAACGTATTGCATGTTTCCCAGTCTGAGGACCCTTCCAGGAATTAACAATATGTTTTTGGTAGCATCTCTCTTTTTGGCACAATTCCTTATGATTGTCAGACCCTATTTCCATTCATCATCTCTGGTTGCAGCCTCTGTTCTTTCGCATTTTTCTTGGCTGTCAACGTTTCTATGGTTACAGGTCTGTTCTTTTCATATGTTTCGTGTCTTCAATGCCAAAGGTCGATCAAAATTTCTGGGAGGGAAAGGGAGAAAGCTGATAGTCCAATACGTTTTGTATGCTTTTGGTGTTTCTCTTTTTATTGTTACCTCTAACGTTTCTATTTCATTGATAGTTACTAATGGTGAAAACACAGGATACGACAAAATGTCAACTTTAATGACATACAAAATTGCATTTATTACAACTCTCGTAACCCCCATAGCTTTTGTTTCTGTgacaaatatcatattttataccTTCACTGCATATAACATTTATTCTtcaccaaaaattgaaaacacaacCGGAAATAGGATTCACTTCGGCGTGTATGTGAAGTTGTTTACCCTGACTGGTTTgtcctgggttttacaaatgGTGGACATGTTTTTGGAGTTGTCAGCTTTCTCGTATTTTGTTGCCATTCTCAACGGCTTGCAAGGCCTGTTTATCTTTGTCAGTTATGTTTGTAACAGACGGGTATGGAAGCTGTATGTGACATCATGTTGTACAGGTACAGTGTACAAGTTTGTCTCTAGTTCTAAAACAGACACTACCACTATATAA
- the LOC125656270 gene encoding G-protein coupled receptor Mth-like, whose product MFINDTVNRDEMEHKLLSFTDSRVDWNLSDMLAQDWNGSIMNIRVSRSLQSLFLPSFLWKLDKKTHCFVLEENLSHGPAVYRNVLVNPLLTCKQVIVKDGDFGVGWTNIATKYSFLGFSISPHHFASADNGGVRVCAKEIPFYTNKGTASKNDLSPLSILTLVCIIISLICLIITFVTYCMFSSLRTLPGMNNMCLVVSLFLAQLLMIIRPSFRSKWLSIVSALSHFSWLSTFLWLQVCSFHMFRVFSAKGQSEFNGLQSRKILVQYSVYAYGISAVIVLTNIAITLIVTIGENTGYDKTSALMTYSFAFIATLIAPLSLVCVTNIVFYIFTAYKIYSTPKIESTTGSKVHFGVYMKLFTLTGLSWILQIIDTFLEMSIFSYLVAILNGLQGLFLMISYVCNGRVWRMYLKACFKTPSDWNIPNVSSKTNTTNI is encoded by the coding sequence ATGTTCATAAATGACACTGTTAATAGAGATGAGATGGAACATAAACTACTCAGTTTCACTGACAGTCGTGTTGATTGGAATTTGTCAGATATGTTAGCACAAGATTGGAATGGATCTATTATGAACATCAGGGTTTCAAGAAGTCTGCAATCCTTATTCTTGCCTTCGTTTTTGTGGAAACTTGACAAAAAGACCCACTGCTTTGTTCTGGAAGAAAACCTGAGCCACGGTCCGGCAGTCTACAGAAATGTGTTGGTAAACCCGTTGTTGACATGCAAACAAGTTATTGTGAAGGACGGTGACTTTGGGGTGGGGTGGACAAACATAGCAACGAAATATTCTTTCCTAGGTTTCAGTATTTCTCCTCATCACTTTGCCTCGGCCGACAATGGTGGGGTACGGGTGTGCGCAAAAGAAATACCATTCTACACAAACAAAGGGACGGCATCAAAAAACGACCTGTCACCGTTATCAATCCTAACCCTCGTTTGCATCATCATTTCTTTAATCTGCTTGATCATAACATTTGTGACATACTGTATGTTCTCAAGTCTTAGAACCCTGCCTGGAATGAATAACATGTGTCTGGTCGTTTCTCTGTTTTTAGCGCAGTTGCTCATGATAATAAGACCCTCTTTCCGATCAAAATGGTTATCCATAGTTTCCGCATTGTCGCATTTTTCTTGGCTCTCCACGTTTCTTTGGCTTCAAGTCTGTTCCTTTCATATGTTTCGTGTCTTCAGTGCAAAAGGTCAATCTGAATTCAATGGACTGCAAAGTAGAAAAATTCTTGTTCAATATTCAGTTTACGCATACGGCATTTCTGCAGTTATAGTTCTGACTAATATCGCCATCACGTTGATCGTCACGATTGGAGAAAATACGGGATATGATAAAACATCCGCTTTGATGACGTATTCATTCGCATTCATTGCCACTCTAATAGCCCCGTTATCACTTGTTTGCGTGACAAATATcgtgttttacattttcactgCGTATAAAATATATTCTACCCCAAAAATAGAGTCGACAACCGGAAGTAAGGTTCATTTTGGTGTGTATATGAAGTTGTTTACCTTGACGGGGCTTTCTTGGATTCTACAGATAATAGATACATTTCTGGAGATGTCTATTTTCTCGTATCTTGTTGCTATCCTCAACGGCTTACAGGGTTTGTTTCTAATGATCAGTTATGTATGTAATGGGCGAGTTTGGAGGATGTATCTTAAAGCGTGCTTCAAGACGCCCTCCGATTGGAATATCCCAAACGTGAGTTCGAAAACAAACACGACGAACATATAA